One genomic window of Nicotiana sylvestris chromosome 10, ASM39365v2, whole genome shotgun sequence includes the following:
- the LOC138880452 gene encoding uncharacterized protein isoform X1 has product MHNCSNCYQNPLPQSCRMNQAAAIKRKVSNPNSAQSPMKNIGFDFQYRSSAELAKKIQIKREKLVSDRNDKAAKEQALLGVKRKNCMPATLEGQSRQRLTQFDVSVQKLGRNRLLVYKSIQSSSREDLNTSHNIASKGQIKQRSIQLEDPIQKQRMSKLLVPTSMIQSSAKVDPNTLHMIRRTQGDGEKQLDIHELQNCKKLKINSVLPSTSVNQFLKKYRIQVGGEKHPDNHPENEMRFMSSPIIDEREIELDNFAAQDEVSDDEFIGDEDMNIDSAAGGTSEKKRVRGQTTCKNIHARSLEKRVEVTFDKGQAVGPTDKRVFDLTNFLVTIARNPRFIPLVHTSWHAVSKDIKQRMWEYVNSKFLIPAEGEKWVMTGLRDAWKRHKRNIKKKYFDKNATIEEMLQNHPNEIPEVQLRQLIEYWDDEDVQAMCQLNSENMKKTKVEASNGTY; this is encoded by the exons ATGCACAACTGTTCCAATTGTTATCAAAACCCTCTTCCTCAGAGCTGCAG GATGAATCAAGCGGCAGCTATTAAGAGAAAAGTTTCGAATCCAAACAGTGCTCAAAGCCCAATGAAAAATATAGGTTTCGATTTCCAATACCGATCAAGTGCCGAACTAGCCAAAAAAATTCAGATTAAGAGAGAAAAGCTTGTAAGTGATCGCAACGATAAAGCTGCCAAAGAGCAGGCATTACTTGGAGTTAAAAGGAAGAATTGCATGCCTGCAACATTAGAAGGACAAAGTAGACAGAGGTTAACTCAATTCGATGTGTCAGTTCAAAAGTTAGGAAGGAATAGATTACTGGTGTACAAATCAATCCAATCGTCTTCAAGGGAAGATCTGAATACTTCACATAATATTGCAAGTAAAGGACAAATTAAACAAAGGTCAATTCAATTGGAGGATCCCATTCAAAAGCAAAGAATGAGCAAATTACTTGTGCCCACATCCATGATCCAATCATCTGCAAAGGTAGATCCTAACACATTACATATGATTAGAAGAACACAAGGTGATGGAGAGAAACAACTTGATATTCACGAGCTACAAAATTGCAAAAAGTTAAAGATAAACTCAGTCCTACCGTCGACGAGTGTTAATCAATTTCTTAAAAAATATAGGATACAAGTTGGTGGTGAAAAACATCCTGATAATCACCCAGAAAATGAAATGAGATTTATGTCCTCTCCTATTATTGATGAGCGTGAaatagaattggataattttgctGCACAAGATGAAGTTAGTGATGATGAATTTATTGGAGATGAGGATATGAACATCGATAGTGCTGCAGGTG GGACATCAGAGAAGAAAAGAGTTCGAGGGCAAACAACATGTAAGAATATTCATGCAAGAAGTTTAGAAAAAAGAGTGGAGGTGACATTTGATAAAGGACAAGCAGTTGGACCAACTGACAAGAGAGTGTTTGATTTGACCAACTTTTTAGTAACAATTGCAAGGAATCCAAGATTTATCCCCTTGGTGCATACCAGTTGGCATGCTGTGTCAAAGGATATTAAGCAACGAATGTGGGAATATGTCAAT TCTAAGTTCTTAATTCCAGCTGAAGGAGAGAAGTGGGTAATGACTGGTCTTCGTGATGCTTGGAAGCGACACAAGAGAAATattaagaagaaatattttgataaaaatgctaCTATTGAAGAAATGCTACAAAATCATCCCAATGAGATACCTGAAGTTCAATTGCGTCAATTGATTGAGTATTGGGATGATGAAGATGTCCAA GCTATGTGCCAATTAAATtctgaaaacatgaaaaaaacaAAAGTGGAGGCATCGAATGGGACCTATTAA
- the LOC138880452 gene encoding uncharacterized protein isoform X2 gives MHNCSNCYQNPLPQSCRMNQAAAIKRKVSNPNSAQSPMKNIGFDFQYRSSAELAKKIQIKREKLVSDRNDKAAKEQALLGVKRKNCMPATLEGQSRQRLTQFDVSVQKLGRNRLLVYKSIQSSSREDLNTSHNIASKGQIKQRSIQLEDPIQKQRMSKLLVPTSMIQSSAKVDPNTLHMIRRTQGDGEKQLDIHELQNCKKLKINSVLPSTSVNQFLKKYRIQVGGEKHPDNHPENEMRFMSSPIIDEREIELDNFAAQDEVSDDEFIGDEDMNIDSAAGTSEKKRVRGQTTCKNIHARSLEKRVEVTFDKGQAVGPTDKRVFDLTNFLVTIARNPRFIPLVHTSWHAVSKDIKQRMWEYVNSKFLIPAEGEKWVMTGLRDAWKRHKRNIKKKYFDKNATIEEMLQNHPNEIPEVQLRQLIEYWDDEDVQAMCQLNSENMKKTKVEASNGTY, from the exons ATGCACAACTGTTCCAATTGTTATCAAAACCCTCTTCCTCAGAGCTGCAG GATGAATCAAGCGGCAGCTATTAAGAGAAAAGTTTCGAATCCAAACAGTGCTCAAAGCCCAATGAAAAATATAGGTTTCGATTTCCAATACCGATCAAGTGCCGAACTAGCCAAAAAAATTCAGATTAAGAGAGAAAAGCTTGTAAGTGATCGCAACGATAAAGCTGCCAAAGAGCAGGCATTACTTGGAGTTAAAAGGAAGAATTGCATGCCTGCAACATTAGAAGGACAAAGTAGACAGAGGTTAACTCAATTCGATGTGTCAGTTCAAAAGTTAGGAAGGAATAGATTACTGGTGTACAAATCAATCCAATCGTCTTCAAGGGAAGATCTGAATACTTCACATAATATTGCAAGTAAAGGACAAATTAAACAAAGGTCAATTCAATTGGAGGATCCCATTCAAAAGCAAAGAATGAGCAAATTACTTGTGCCCACATCCATGATCCAATCATCTGCAAAGGTAGATCCTAACACATTACATATGATTAGAAGAACACAAGGTGATGGAGAGAAACAACTTGATATTCACGAGCTACAAAATTGCAAAAAGTTAAAGATAAACTCAGTCCTACCGTCGACGAGTGTTAATCAATTTCTTAAAAAATATAGGATACAAGTTGGTGGTGAAAAACATCCTGATAATCACCCAGAAAATGAAATGAGATTTATGTCCTCTCCTATTATTGATGAGCGTGAaatagaattggataattttgctGCACAAGATGAAGTTAGTGATGATGAATTTATTGGAGATGAGGATATGAACATCGATAGTGCTGCAG GGACATCAGAGAAGAAAAGAGTTCGAGGGCAAACAACATGTAAGAATATTCATGCAAGAAGTTTAGAAAAAAGAGTGGAGGTGACATTTGATAAAGGACAAGCAGTTGGACCAACTGACAAGAGAGTGTTTGATTTGACCAACTTTTTAGTAACAATTGCAAGGAATCCAAGATTTATCCCCTTGGTGCATACCAGTTGGCATGCTGTGTCAAAGGATATTAAGCAACGAATGTGGGAATATGTCAAT TCTAAGTTCTTAATTCCAGCTGAAGGAGAGAAGTGGGTAATGACTGGTCTTCGTGATGCTTGGAAGCGACACAAGAGAAATattaagaagaaatattttgataaaaatgctaCTATTGAAGAAATGCTACAAAATCATCCCAATGAGATACCTGAAGTTCAATTGCGTCAATTGATTGAGTATTGGGATGATGAAGATGTCCAA GCTATGTGCCAATTAAATtctgaaaacatgaaaaaaacaAAAGTGGAGGCATCGAATGGGACCTATTAA
- the LOC138880452 gene encoding uncharacterized protein isoform X3, whose protein sequence is MHNCSNCYQNPLPQSCRMNQAAAIKRKVSNPNSAQSPMKNIGFDFQYRSSAELAKKIQIKREKLVSDRNDKAAKEQALLGVKRKNCMPATLEGQSRQRLTQFDVSVQKLGRNRLLVYKSIQSSSREDLNTSHNIASKGQIKQRSIQLEDPIQKQRMSKLLVPTSMIQSSAKVDPNTLHMIRRTQGDGEKQLDIHELQNCKKLKINSVLPSTSVNQFLKKYRIQVGGEKHPDNHPENEMRFMSSPIIDEREIELDNFAAQDEVSDDEFIGDEDMNIDSAAGGTSEKKRVRGQTTCKNIHARSLEKRVEVTFDKGQAVGPTDKRVFDLTNFLVTIARNPRFIPLVHTSWHAVSKDIKQRMWEYVNLKERSG, encoded by the exons ATGCACAACTGTTCCAATTGTTATCAAAACCCTCTTCCTCAGAGCTGCAG GATGAATCAAGCGGCAGCTATTAAGAGAAAAGTTTCGAATCCAAACAGTGCTCAAAGCCCAATGAAAAATATAGGTTTCGATTTCCAATACCGATCAAGTGCCGAACTAGCCAAAAAAATTCAGATTAAGAGAGAAAAGCTTGTAAGTGATCGCAACGATAAAGCTGCCAAAGAGCAGGCATTACTTGGAGTTAAAAGGAAGAATTGCATGCCTGCAACATTAGAAGGACAAAGTAGACAGAGGTTAACTCAATTCGATGTGTCAGTTCAAAAGTTAGGAAGGAATAGATTACTGGTGTACAAATCAATCCAATCGTCTTCAAGGGAAGATCTGAATACTTCACATAATATTGCAAGTAAAGGACAAATTAAACAAAGGTCAATTCAATTGGAGGATCCCATTCAAAAGCAAAGAATGAGCAAATTACTTGTGCCCACATCCATGATCCAATCATCTGCAAAGGTAGATCCTAACACATTACATATGATTAGAAGAACACAAGGTGATGGAGAGAAACAACTTGATATTCACGAGCTACAAAATTGCAAAAAGTTAAAGATAAACTCAGTCCTACCGTCGACGAGTGTTAATCAATTTCTTAAAAAATATAGGATACAAGTTGGTGGTGAAAAACATCCTGATAATCACCCAGAAAATGAAATGAGATTTATGTCCTCTCCTATTATTGATGAGCGTGAaatagaattggataattttgctGCACAAGATGAAGTTAGTGATGATGAATTTATTGGAGATGAGGATATGAACATCGATAGTGCTGCAGGTG GGACATCAGAGAAGAAAAGAGTTCGAGGGCAAACAACATGTAAGAATATTCATGCAAGAAGTTTAGAAAAAAGAGTGGAGGTGACATTTGATAAAGGACAAGCAGTTGGACCAACTGACAAGAGAGTGTTTGATTTGACCAACTTTTTAGTAACAATTGCAAGGAATCCAAGATTTATCCCCTTGGTGCATACCAGTTGGCATGCTGTGTCAAAGGATATTAAGCAACGAATGTGGGAATATGTCAAT CTGAAGGAGAGAAGTGGGTAA
- the LOC104214422 gene encoding carbonic anhydrase 2-like, giving the protein MAGESYENATNGGAKKEFNPDERIRSGFAYFKTEKYDKDPEFYDELAKDQSPKFLVFACSDSRVCPSHILNFQPGEAFLVRNIANMVPPYDQIKYSGAGASIEYAIVHLKVENILVMGHSCCGGIKGLMSIPDDGSIDSDFIEEWVKICSISKAKVKREHGDKDFTEQCTILEKEAVNESLANLLTYPFVREAVMNKSLALKGGHYDFVNGSFELWDIDEFNISHSGSL; this is encoded by the exons ATGGCTGGGGAATCATATGAAAACGCCACTAATGGAGGAGCGAAGAAAGAGTTTAACCCGGATGAGAGGATCCGCTCCGGATTCGCCTACTTCAAGACTGAGAAATATGA CAAAGATCCCGAGTTTTACGATGAGCTCGCAAAAGATCAAAGCCCAAAG TTTTTGGTATTTGCCTGCTCCGATTCCAGAGTGTGCCCATCCCACATACTTAATTTCCAACCAGGAGAGGCTTTTCTGGTTCGTAATATAGCCAACATGGTCCCTCCTTATGACCAG ATTAAATATTCTGGAGCTGGGGCATCTATTGAATATGCAATTGTCCACTTAAAG GTGGAGAATATTTTGGTGATGGGACACAGCTGCTGTGGAGGTATAAAAGGACTCATGTCTATCCCTGATGATGGGTCCATAGACAG TGATTTCATCGAAGAATGGGTCAAAATCTGTTCGATATCAAAGGCAAAGGTAAAGAGAGAACATGGCGACAAGGATTTCACTGAACAATGTACAATATTGGAGAAG GAGGCAGTAAATGAATCACTAGCCAACTTACTGACATATCCATTTGTGAGGGAAGCTGTGATGAACAAAAGCCTTGCTCTGAAAGGTGGACACTACGATTTTGTGAATGGTTCTTTTGAGCTCTGGGATATTGATGAGTTCAACATTAGTCATTCCGGTTCACTCTAA